Proteins co-encoded in one Holophagales bacterium genomic window:
- a CDS encoding glycosyltransferase has protein sequence MKVALVHDWLTGTRGGEKVLLSLARLFPAAPLYTLFHFPGSVPAEIEDRPVRTTWLQRIVSRERDYRSLLPLYFLAAESWDLSGFDLVISTSHCVAKAAQRGPKGFHLCYCHTPVRYLHDQFDDYLRGRSGVVKAAARLVRAPLRARDLATVPRVDAFLANSENVRERIARIYGRPSRVVPAPADTAFYTPAPSTRPREGLLVVSALAPYKRLDDALEASARLGRTLTIAGFGPEESRLRALAGPHVRFAGSPSDEELRELYRTAEVVLMPGEEDFGIVPLEAQACGTPVVALGKGGALETVVDGVTGVLYPDAGSGPLACAIELALTRHFDAGALVENARRFSEPAFRARFLAAARAALSEAGRDDLACALPGPQP, from the coding sequence GTGAAGGTCGCCCTCGTCCACGACTGGCTCACCGGCACGCGCGGCGGAGAGAAGGTCCTCCTCTCGCTCGCCCGGCTCTTTCCGGCGGCGCCTCTGTACACCCTCTTCCACTTTCCGGGGTCGGTCCCTGCCGAGATCGAGGACCGGCCCGTGAGGACGACGTGGCTCCAGCGCATCGTTTCCCGCGAGCGGGACTACCGATCGCTCCTCCCCCTCTACTTCCTCGCCGCCGAAAGCTGGGACCTTTCGGGCTTCGACCTGGTGATCTCCACGTCGCACTGTGTCGCCAAGGCGGCGCAGAGGGGGCCGAAGGGCTTCCACCTCTGCTACTGCCACACCCCGGTCCGCTACCTGCACGACCAGTTCGACGACTACCTCCGCGGCCGCAGCGGCGTCGTGAAGGCCGCGGCCCGGCTCGTCCGGGCCCCGCTTCGCGCTCGCGACCTGGCGACCGTTCCGCGCGTGGACGCTTTCCTCGCGAACTCGGAGAACGTCCGCGAACGGATCGCCCGCATCTACGGCCGTCCGTCCCGGGTCGTTCCGGCTCCGGCCGACACCGCGTTCTACACGCCCGCCCCGTCGACCCGCCCGCGCGAAGGGCTCCTCGTCGTCTCCGCGCTCGCGCCGTACAAGCGTCTCGACGACGCCCTCGAGGCCTCGGCGCGCCTCGGGCGGACCCTGACGATCGCCGGGTTCGGTCCCGAAGAGAGCCGCCTTCGGGCGCTCGCCGGCCCGCACGTCCGCTTCGCCGGCTCGCCGTCCGACGAGGAGCTGCGCGAGCTCTACCGGACGGCGGAGGTCGTCCTGATGCCGGGCGAGGAGGACTTCGGCATCGTCCCGCTCGAGGCGCAGGCCTGCGGGACGCCCGTCGTCGCCCTCGGGAAGGGAGGCGCTCTGGAGACCGTCGTCGACGGGGTCACCGGCGTTCTCTACCCCGACGCCGGTTCCGGCCCGCTCGCCTGCGCCATCGAGCTCGCCCTCACCCGGCACTTCGACGCGGGCGCCCTCGTGGAGAATGCGCGCCGCTTCTCCGAGCCGGCGTTCCGGGCCCGTTTCCTCGCCGCCGCGCGCGCGGCCCTGTCCGAAGCGGGCCGGGACGACCTCGCCTGCGCGCTTCCCGGCCCCCAACCTTAG
- a CDS encoding glycosyltransferase family 4 protein: MTRLRVAIDARKLRDFGIGTYVRGLLGAAAARGEHDLVALVRTGDEALLPAGVSAVPCDAAGYSLAELVSVRSALSKAGCDVFHAPHYVVPLLPPRATVVTIHDLIHLKRPEHRTLAKKLYATTMLRRAMRAARVVLTVSESVRDDLATFAPRHAGKVRAIPNGVEGRFLAPVPGAEVARVRREAGLDAPYVLFLGNDKPHKNLDGLFAAFAAVARSGLTHRLVLAGGSPERREARRHAAVEAGVADRLVDLGFLLEADVVPLLAGASALAMPSFLEGFGLPVLEAQAVGTPVVSSDRGGLPEAGGDAALYADPDDPGALADALVRLLTDADLAARLSARGRERARSFTWEAAFEKVSAAWMDAAEGA; the protein is encoded by the coding sequence GTGACCCGGCTTCGAGTGGCCATCGACGCCCGCAAGCTCCGCGACTTCGGAATCGGGACCTACGTCCGCGGCCTCCTGGGCGCCGCCGCGGCGCGGGGCGAGCACGACCTCGTGGCGCTCGTGAGGACCGGTGACGAGGCGCTCCTGCCGGCGGGCGTCTCGGCCGTCCCATGCGACGCCGCCGGGTATTCCCTCGCCGAGCTCGTCTCCGTCAGGAGCGCGCTCTCCAAGGCCGGGTGCGACGTCTTCCACGCCCCGCACTACGTCGTACCGCTCCTCCCGCCCCGGGCCACCGTGGTGACGATCCACGACCTGATCCACCTGAAGCGCCCGGAGCACCGGACGCTGGCGAAGAAACTCTACGCGACGACGATGCTCCGGCGCGCGATGCGTGCCGCGCGCGTCGTCCTGACCGTTTCGGAGTCCGTCCGGGACGACCTCGCGACCTTCGCCCCGCGGCACGCGGGGAAGGTGCGAGCCATTCCGAACGGTGTGGAGGGGCGCTTCCTCGCTCCCGTCCCCGGGGCGGAGGTCGCCCGCGTCCGCCGGGAGGCGGGCCTCGACGCCCCCTACGTCCTCTTCCTCGGGAACGACAAGCCCCACAAGAACCTCGACGGCCTGTTCGCGGCGTTCGCGGCCGTCGCCCGGTCCGGGCTCACCCACCGGCTCGTTCTCGCCGGGGGGAGTCCCGAACGACGCGAGGCCCGCCGGCACGCCGCCGTGGAAGCCGGCGTCGCGGATCGCCTCGTCGACCTCGGGTTCCTTCTCGAAGCCGACGTCGTCCCGCTCCTGGCCGGGGCCTCGGCGCTCGCGATGCCCTCGTTCCTCGAAGGCTTCGGCCTTCCCGTCCTCGAGGCGCAGGCCGTCGGGACGCCCGTCGTCTCCTCGGATCGCGGCGGCCTCCCGGAAGCGGGCGGTGACGCGGCCCTCTACGCGGACCCGGACGATCCGGGTGCTCTCGCCGACGCCCTCGTCCGGCTCCTGACCGACGCGGACCTCGCGGCCCGGCTCTCCGCGCGCGGCCGGGAGAGGGCGCGCTCCTTCACGTGGGAGGCGGCGTTCGAGAAGGTCTCGGCCGCCTGGATGGACGCGGCGGAGGGGGCGTGA
- a CDS encoding glycosyltransferase family 4 protein, with protein MRIAVDARTLCGERTGVGRTLEGLYGAFTRLFPEDSVVLLSPRPVDLPAALEGRVEVRPPGRLRLPGTVWLQTVAAAEAVREGADLFHGPLGILPLASPLPGVATIHDLTPVLFPQWHDRRNVAGFAPFLPATVRVAARLVCVSRATRDDLLRTCPEATGKTFVVPNGLVPAPETGAEPIHPRPYVLSLGTLEPRKNHERLVGALESIWDRRPGFPDLVLAGGTGWGMPGFDERLSRSRHADRIFRLGWVTSERATALLRGARLLAYPSLYEGFGLPALEAMAEGIPVVASSSSSLPEVVGDAGLLPDPLDPAAIAAAIERANDDEAFRREARKRGPERAALFTWDSAARATRALFAEAVQ; from the coding sequence ATGCGCATCGCCGTCGACGCCCGCACGCTGTGCGGGGAGAGGACCGGCGTCGGCCGAACGCTCGAGGGCCTTTACGGCGCCTTTACCCGTTTGTTCCCTGAGGATTCCGTCGTCCTCCTCTCCCCCCGCCCGGTCGACCTTCCGGCCGCGCTCGAGGGCCGCGTCGAGGTCCGCCCCCCCGGCCGCCTTCGCCTTCCCGGCACGGTCTGGCTGCAGACCGTCGCCGCCGCCGAAGCCGTCCGCGAGGGCGCGGACCTCTTCCACGGGCCGCTGGGCATCCTGCCCCTGGCCTCTCCGCTCCCGGGTGTGGCGACGATCCACGACCTCACGCCCGTCCTCTTCCCCCAGTGGCACGACCGCAGGAACGTGGCCGGGTTCGCACCATTCCTCCCTGCCACCGTCCGCGTCGCCGCCCGCCTCGTGTGCGTTTCCCGGGCCACCCGGGACGACCTTCTGCGGACCTGCCCGGAGGCCACGGGCAAGACCTTCGTCGTCCCGAACGGTCTCGTCCCCGCGCCCGAGACCGGCGCGGAGCCGATCCATCCAAGACCGTACGTCCTGTCTCTCGGCACCCTCGAGCCGCGGAAGAACCACGAGAGGCTCGTCGGCGCCCTGGAGTCGATCTGGGACCGGCGTCCCGGATTCCCCGACCTCGTCCTCGCCGGGGGGACCGGCTGGGGGATGCCCGGCTTCGATGAGAGGCTCTCCAGGTCCCGGCACGCGGACCGGATCTTCCGGCTCGGATGGGTGACCTCGGAGCGCGCGACGGCGCTTCTCCGGGGGGCCCGCCTCCTCGCCTACCCGAGCCTCTACGAGGGCTTTGGGCTCCCTGCCCTCGAGGCGATGGCCGAGGGGATCCCCGTCGTCGCCTCCTCCTCGTCGTCCCTGCCCGAGGTGGTCGGCGACGCGGGCCTCCTCCCCGACCCGCTCGACCCGGCCGCCATCGCGGCGGCGATCGAACGGGCGAACGACGACGAGGCGTTCCGCCGGGAGGCCCGAAAGCGCGGGCCGGAGCGCGCGGCGCTCTTCACCTGGGACAGCGCCGCCCGCGCGACGCGGGCGCTCTTCGCCGAGGCGGTCCAGTGA
- a CDS encoding DUF177 domain-containing protein yields MELNLEEALEAPVAVSHRLEVPTGPLERPELLSLEPVAFSGTLQKADPGFVLTGEFSVAGRIACSRCLAPVDFSRSGEVSWLFAPAHRRPSEGELELTASDLDVVWYEDFVVPFDPLVEEQLLLELPMKPLCRPDCLGLCPRCGTDRNSGPCDCREEGDERLAKLKSLLA; encoded by the coding sequence ATGGAGTTGAATCTGGAAGAGGCGCTGGAAGCGCCCGTCGCTGTTTCCCACCGCCTCGAGGTCCCCACGGGACCGCTCGAGCGGCCCGAGCTCCTTTCGCTCGAGCCCGTGGCGTTCTCGGGAACGCTCCAGAAGGCCGATCCCGGGTTCGTCCTGACCGGAGAGTTCTCCGTGGCGGGCCGGATCGCCTGCTCGCGCTGCCTGGCGCCGGTCGATTTCTCCCGCAGCGGAGAGGTGTCGTGGCTCTTTGCCCCGGCCCATCGCCGGCCTTCCGAGGGCGAGCTGGAGCTGACGGCCAGCGACCTGGACGTCGTCTGGTACGAGGACTTCGTCGTCCCGTTCGACCCGCTCGTCGAGGAGCAGCTCCTGCTGGAGCTTCCGATGAAGCCGCTCTGCCGGCCCGACTGCCTCGGGCTCTGTCCCCGGTGCGGTACCGACCGGAACTCCGGCCCGTGCGATTGCCGGGAAGAAGGCGACGAAAGGCTCGCGAAGCTCAAGTCGCTCCTGGCGTGA
- the rpmF gene encoding 50S ribosomal protein L32, translating to MPNPKHRHSKTRRDLRRAHDFLQDPGLSKCQSCGATKTPHRVCPDCGHYRGREVTAGTQKS from the coding sequence ATGCCGAATCCGAAACACCGTCACAGCAAGACGCGCCGCGACCTGCGGAGGGCGCACGACTTCCTGCAGGACCCGGGTCTCTCCAAGTGCCAGAGCTGCGGCGCGACCAAGACCCCCCACCGCGTCTGCCCCGATTGCGGCCATTACCGGGGCCGCGAAGTCACCGCCGGCACCCAGAAGAGCTGA
- the plsX gene encoding phosphate acyltransferase PlsX, giving the protein MILAVDAMGGDHAPRAPVEGAVAAAVDFGLDLLLVGRRREVEPLLLAAGYRGSRISIVEAEDVVGFDEPATATLRKKPRASVRVAAELVRDGAAEGFFTAGHTGAAMVTARASLGVVDGIDRPALAAVLPGLGRRRLLLDVGANVSCRVENYREFALMGHFYAQEVLGIDRPKIGLLSVGEEEEKGTGTTREVFGLLRKSGLNFVGNCEGRDVYGGNVDVDVVVTDGFTGNVVLKVSESLARLVEDALKQEITRSLQASMGFLLSRDAFRSFKKRLDYTEYGGAPLLGVKGAVLIGHGSSNARAVRNGIKALHDYARRRIPEKIRAKARELAPLAPVR; this is encoded by the coding sequence ATGATCCTCGCCGTCGACGCCATGGGGGGGGACCACGCCCCCCGTGCCCCCGTTGAGGGAGCCGTCGCGGCCGCCGTCGATTTCGGCCTCGACCTCCTTCTGGTCGGGCGTCGGCGGGAGGTCGAGCCGCTTCTGCTCGCCGCGGGCTACCGCGGGAGCCGGATCAGCATCGTGGAGGCCGAGGACGTCGTCGGGTTCGACGAGCCTGCGACCGCCACGCTCCGGAAGAAGCCCCGGGCGTCGGTGCGCGTCGCGGCAGAGCTCGTGAGGGACGGGGCCGCCGAAGGGTTCTTCACCGCGGGGCACACCGGGGCGGCGATGGTGACGGCCCGCGCTTCCCTCGGTGTCGTCGATGGGATCGACAGGCCCGCGCTCGCCGCGGTCCTCCCGGGGCTCGGACGGAGGCGTCTCCTTCTCGACGTCGGCGCGAACGTCTCCTGCCGCGTCGAGAACTACCGCGAGTTCGCGCTCATGGGACATTTCTACGCCCAGGAAGTCCTCGGCATCGACCGGCCGAAGATCGGGCTCCTCTCGGTCGGCGAAGAAGAGGAGAAGGGGACCGGGACGACGCGGGAGGTCTTCGGCCTGCTGCGGAAGTCGGGCCTCAATTTCGTCGGCAACTGCGAGGGGCGGGACGTGTATGGCGGGAACGTCGACGTCGACGTCGTCGTGACCGACGGCTTCACGGGGAACGTCGTCCTGAAGGTCTCCGAGAGCCTCGCCCGCCTCGTCGAGGACGCGCTCAAGCAGGAGATCACGCGGAGCCTGCAGGCCTCCATGGGCTTTCTCCTCTCGCGGGACGCCTTCCGCTCGTTCAAGAAGCGTCTCGACTACACCGAGTACGGCGGGGCTCCGCTCCTCGGGGTGAAGGGGGCCGTCCTCATCGGGCACGGCAGCTCGAACGCACGCGCCGTGAGGAACGGGATCAAGGCCCTCCACGACTACGCCAGGCGCAGAATCCCGGAGAAGATCCGCGCGAAAGCCCGCGAGCTGGCGCCCCTGGCACCCGTCCGCTGA
- a CDS encoding ketoacyl-ACP synthase III, giving the protein MFHAAIAGTGRAVPAKVLTNADLEKLVETSDEWITTRTGVRERHMAADGETLSDFCVAAGTAALENAGVAAKDLDAVLVATVTPDQPIPAVACLVQHKLGAKKAAAWDQNAGCSGWLYGLHIADGLIQAGKAKNVLLVGAEFLTRYTDYTDRATCVLFGDGVGATLLRATKSDRGVLASTIRSDGEGACFIQMPGGGSSYPPNRPETLEQRLPFIKMMGGETFKIAVRSMVDVCKDVLNESGFEPGEVSWLLPHQANDRIIQAVGERLGIPRERCIVNIERYGNTSSASIPIALDEAARDGRVKRGDLILFTAFGAGLTWGAALVRW; this is encoded by the coding sequence ATGTTCCACGCCGCGATCGCCGGCACAGGCAGGGCCGTACCCGCGAAGGTCCTGACGAACGCCGATCTCGAGAAGCTCGTCGAGACCTCGGACGAGTGGATCACGACGCGGACGGGAGTCCGCGAGCGGCACATGGCGGCCGACGGGGAGACCCTCTCCGACTTCTGCGTCGCGGCCGGCACGGCGGCCCTCGAGAACGCGGGCGTCGCGGCGAAGGACCTCGACGCGGTGCTCGTCGCCACGGTGACCCCGGACCAGCCGATCCCGGCGGTCGCCTGCCTCGTGCAGCACAAGCTCGGCGCGAAGAAGGCCGCCGCGTGGGACCAGAACGCCGGTTGCTCGGGCTGGCTCTACGGGCTCCACATCGCCGACGGCCTGATCCAGGCCGGGAAGGCGAAGAACGTCCTCCTCGTCGGCGCCGAGTTCCTGACCCGCTACACCGACTACACCGACCGCGCCACCTGCGTCCTTTTCGGAGACGGCGTGGGGGCCACGCTCCTCAGGGCGACGAAGTCCGACCGGGGCGTCCTCGCCTCGACGATCCGGAGCGACGGCGAAGGCGCCTGCTTCATCCAGATGCCGGGCGGCGGCTCCTCGTACCCGCCGAACCGTCCGGAGACGCTCGAGCAGCGGCTCCCGTTCATCAAGATGATGGGCGGCGAGACTTTCAAGATCGCCGTCCGGTCGATGGTCGACGTCTGCAAGGACGTCCTCAACGAGAGCGGATTCGAGCCGGGGGAGGTCTCCTGGCTCCTCCCGCACCAGGCGAACGACCGGATCATCCAGGCGGTCGGCGAGCGGCTCGGGATCCCGAGGGAGCGCTGCATCGTGAACATCGAGCGGTACGGCAACACGAGCTCCGCGTCGATTCCGATCGCCCTCGACGAGGCCGCGCGGGACGGCCGCGTCAAGCGGGGCGACCTGATCCTCTTCACGGCCTTCGGTGCGGGCCTCACGTGGGGCGCGGCCCTGGTGAGGTGGTAG
- the fabD gene encoding ACP S-malonyltransferase, with protein sequence MSGLAFLFPGQGSQFQGMGRDLATAFPEAKAVYDRADAALAPFHLPISRVSFEGSEEELKRTAVTQPAILVHSVAVFEVLKARGLAPVLLAGHSLGEWSALVAAGALTLEDAVVLVHRRGTFMQEAVAVGQGAMSAVIGLDGPAVAAACAEIAGETGEAVSAANFNSPEQTVIAGTAGAVAKASELLKQRGAKRVLPLPVSAPFHCALMKPAEEKLAPFLDAAPFADLSVPVVTNVDVLANLSGGEAREALRRQVCSPVRWVETVDRLSRETAGAIEVGPGTVLAGLARRIAKDWSVRTTSDAEGVRRLLAG encoded by the coding sequence ATGTCCGGCCTCGCCTTCCTCTTTCCCGGCCAGGGCTCCCAGTTCCAGGGCATGGGACGCGACCTCGCAACCGCCTTCCCGGAGGCGAAAGCCGTCTACGACCGGGCCGACGCCGCCCTTGCCCCTTTCCACCTCCCGATTTCCCGCGTCTCGTTCGAAGGGTCGGAGGAGGAGCTCAAGCGGACCGCGGTGACCCAGCCGGCGATCCTCGTCCACTCCGTCGCCGTCTTCGAGGTCCTCAAGGCCCGTGGCCTGGCGCCGGTGCTCCTCGCGGGGCACTCGCTCGGCGAGTGGTCGGCCCTCGTCGCGGCGGGCGCGCTGACGCTCGAGGACGCCGTCGTCCTCGTCCACCGGCGCGGTACCTTCATGCAGGAGGCGGTCGCCGTGGGGCAGGGGGCCATGAGCGCCGTCATCGGCCTCGACGGGCCGGCCGTCGCCGCCGCCTGCGCCGAGATCGCCGGCGAGACGGGAGAGGCGGTCTCGGCGGCCAACTTCAACTCCCCCGAGCAGACGGTGATCGCCGGAACGGCGGGCGCGGTCGCGAAGGCGTCGGAGCTCCTGAAGCAGCGCGGGGCCAAACGGGTCCTGCCGCTCCCGGTCTCCGCCCCGTTCCACTGCGCCCTCATGAAGCCAGCCGAGGAGAAGCTCGCCCCGTTCCTCGACGCGGCCCCGTTCGCGGACCTCTCCGTTCCGGTCGTCACGAACGTCGACGTCCTCGCGAACCTCTCCGGAGGGGAGGCCCGCGAGGCGCTCCGGCGCCAGGTCTGCTCGCCCGTCCGCTGGGTCGAGACGGTCGACCGGCTCTCCCGGGAGACGGCAGGGGCGATCGAGGTGGGTCCGGGCACCGTCCTCGCCGGCCTCGCCAGGAGGATCGCGAAGGACTGGTCCGTCCGAACGACGTCGGACGCCGAAGGTGTCCGCAGGCTCCTCGCCGGATGA
- a CDS encoding aminoacyl-tRNA deacylase has product MTSKATTNATRVLDALGAVYGIRTFAAADFTAEEAAEKLGVPPEEVWKTLVAKGDRTGPLAAVIPTGSRLSLKKLARVSGNRTVAMVSPEEMERLTGYVKGGCSPFGMRRTTPLFVHEAAATLQRLFVSAGQRGVQLEMSGAAFLAAAGATPADLVED; this is encoded by the coding sequence ATGACCTCGAAGGCGACGACGAACGCCACGCGCGTCCTCGACGCGCTCGGGGCGGTCTACGGGATCCGGACCTTCGCGGCGGCCGACTTCACCGCGGAAGAAGCGGCGGAGAAGCTCGGGGTCCCGCCGGAAGAGGTCTGGAAGACGCTCGTGGCGAAGGGAGACAGGACGGGACCGCTCGCGGCCGTGATCCCCACCGGATCGCGGCTGTCGCTGAAGAAGCTCGCCCGCGTCTCGGGGAACCGAACCGTCGCGATGGTCTCGCCCGAGGAGATGGAGAGGCTGACCGGCTACGTCAAGGGGGGCTGCTCGCCTTTCGGGATGCGCCGGACGACGCCCCTCTTCGTCCACGAGGCGGCCGCCACGCTCCAGAGGCTCTTCGTCTCCGCGGGGCAGCGGGGCGTTCAGCTCGAGATGTCCGGGGCGGCTTTCCTCGCTGCGGCAGGCGCCACGCCGGCCGATCTCGTCGAAGACTGA
- the fabG gene encoding 3-oxoacyl-[acyl-carrier-protein] reductase, which produces MPYVLSLEGKIALVTGGSQGIGETIARRLAAAGATVLVAARNQEKAAAVVAAIVDAGGSAEAVPLDVADPSSVPALFKGIAERHGRLDVLVNNAGITDDGLLLRMSKESWDRVLATDLTGVFLVTQEAVKLMMKKRVAGRIVTVGSVVGLMGNAGQANYAAAKAGVVGFTTSLAREIGSRGITVNVVAPGYIETAMTGALTEDQRQALAGRIVLGRLGSGDDVAGAVLYLVSDLGSYVTGTVLNVSGGLLIP; this is translated from the coding sequence ATGCCGTACGTCCTGTCTCTCGAGGGAAAGATCGCGCTCGTCACCGGAGGCTCGCAAGGGATCGGGGAGACGATCGCCCGCCGCCTCGCCGCCGCCGGCGCGACCGTCCTCGTCGCCGCGCGCAACCAGGAGAAGGCCGCGGCGGTCGTCGCGGCGATCGTCGACGCGGGGGGCTCGGCCGAAGCCGTCCCTCTCGACGTCGCCGATCCCTCGTCCGTCCCGGCGCTCTTCAAGGGGATCGCCGAGCGCCACGGCCGGCTCGACGTTCTCGTCAACAACGCCGGGATCACCGACGACGGTCTCCTGCTCCGGATGTCGAAGGAGAGCTGGGACAGGGTCCTGGCGACGGACCTGACCGGTGTCTTCCTCGTCACCCAGGAAGCCGTGAAGCTGATGATGAAGAAGCGGGTCGCCGGCCGGATCGTCACCGTCGGCTCCGTCGTCGGCCTCATGGGGAACGCCGGGCAGGCCAACTACGCCGCCGCCAAGGCGGGCGTCGTCGGCTTCACGACGTCCCTGGCCCGCGAGATCGGCTCCCGGGGGATTACCGTGAACGTGGTGGCGCCCGGATACATCGAGACTGCGATGACGGGGGCGCTCACCGAGGATCAGCGCCAGGCGCTGGCCGGGCGGATCGTCCTCGGACGCCTCGGAAGCGGGGACGACGTGGCGGGGGCCGTCCTGTACCTCGTCTCCGATCTGGGCTCCTACGTCACCGGCACCGTCCTGAACGTCAGCGGAGGGCTCCTGATCCCCTGA
- the acpP gene encoding acyl carrier protein: protein MSNSIEEKVKSIIVEQLGVQADEVKPEASFVDDLGADSLDTVELVMAFEEAFGIEIPDEDAEKIQKVKDAVTYIESHAKPA, encoded by the coding sequence ATGTCGAACTCGATTGAGGAAAAGGTCAAGAGCATCATCGTCGAACAGCTCGGGGTCCAGGCCGACGAGGTCAAGCCCGAGGCGAGCTTCGTCGACGACCTCGGCGCCGACTCGCTCGACACCGTGGAGCTCGTGATGGCCTTCGAGGAAGCCTTCGGCATCGAGATCCCGGACGAGGACGCCGAAAAGATCCAGAAGGTCAAGGACGCCGTCACCTACATCGAGTCGCACGCCAAGCCCGCCTGA
- the fabF gene encoding beta-ketoacyl-ACP synthase II — protein MEHLDARGRRRVVVTGIGLVSPLGLTAKENWDALLAGRSGIGPITRFDASDYACRIAGEVRGFDPALFLDRKEIKKFDTFIHYAVAAAKEALAESGLAITEENAEAVGVCIGSGIGGLPLIEETHKVLLEKGPRRISPFFIPGLIVNMSSGLVSILTGAKGPNTATATACATSAHSIGDAVNIIRRGDADAMIAGGTESVVVPLAIGGFAAMRALSTRNDDPATASRPWDRDRDGFVLGEGAGILVLEEMGQAVRRGAPIYAEVAGYGMSGDSHHISAPSDDGDGPFRVMRNALKDAAMNPDEVGYVNAHGTSTPHGDRIETIALKRLLGAAARSVPISSTKSMTGHLLGAAGGYEAGVLALAIRHGVVPPTINYTTPDPECDLDYTPNVARSRPIRAALSNSFGFGGTNACLVMRAV, from the coding sequence ATGGAACACCTCGACGCCCGGGGCCGTCGCCGGGTCGTCGTCACGGGAATCGGCCTCGTCTCTCCCCTCGGCCTGACGGCGAAGGAGAACTGGGACGCCCTTCTGGCGGGGCGCTCGGGGATCGGGCCCATCACCCGTTTCGACGCGTCCGACTACGCCTGCCGGATCGCGGGAGAGGTCAGGGGCTTCGACCCCGCCCTCTTCCTCGACCGGAAGGAAATCAAGAAGTTCGACACCTTCATCCACTACGCGGTCGCCGCCGCGAAGGAGGCCCTCGCGGAGTCGGGCCTGGCGATCACCGAGGAGAACGCCGAGGCGGTCGGAGTCTGCATCGGCTCGGGCATCGGCGGTCTGCCGCTGATCGAGGAGACCCACAAGGTCCTCCTCGAGAAGGGCCCGAGGAGGATCAGCCCGTTCTTCATCCCGGGCCTGATCGTCAACATGTCTTCCGGGCTGGTCTCGATCCTGACGGGAGCCAAGGGGCCGAACACGGCCACCGCCACCGCCTGCGCCACCTCGGCCCACTCCATCGGCGACGCCGTGAACATCATCCGCCGCGGGGACGCGGACGCCATGATCGCGGGCGGGACCGAATCGGTCGTCGTCCCTCTCGCCATCGGCGGCTTCGCCGCGATGCGCGCCCTCTCTACCCGAAACGACGATCCGGCCACCGCCTCCCGGCCGTGGGATCGCGACCGGGACGGATTCGTCCTCGGGGAAGGGGCGGGAATCCTCGTCCTCGAAGAGATGGGCCAGGCCGTCCGGCGCGGTGCGCCGATCTACGCCGAGGTCGCGGGGTACGGCATGTCGGGGGACTCCCACCACATCTCCGCTCCCTCCGACGACGGGGACGGCCCGTTCCGCGTCATGAGGAACGCCCTGAAGGACGCGGCGATGAACCCGGACGAGGTCGGCTACGTCAACGCCCACGGCACCTCCACGCCGCACGGCGACCGGATCGAGACGATCGCCCTGAAGCGCCTCCTGGGCGCGGCGGCCCGAAGCGTGCCGATCTCCTCGACGAAGTCGATGACCGGGCACCTCCTCGGTGCCGCCGGAGGCTACGAAGCGGGCGTGCTCGCGCTGGCGATCCGGCACGGCGTCGTTCCGCCGACGATCAACTACACGACCCCGGACCCCGAGTGCGACCTCGACTACACGCCGAACGTCGCCCGTTCCCGGCCGATTCGCGCGGCCCTCTCGAACTCGTTCGGGTTCGGCGGGACGAACGCCTGCCTGGTGATGAGGGCCGTCTGA